In Streptomyces sclerotialus, the DNA window CACCCGCCTCCGCACGGCCCTACCAGAACGGTCAGCGCCCCGCTGAGGCCCCCGAGCCCCCGACGCTCCTGTCTTCGGCCCGCCGGGGACGGGAGCGGGGGTGGGGGCCGGGGCCGGGACCGGCCATGGTCTCGGCGCCTCCGGTCGCCGGTTCCCGGACCCCGGTCTCGGCCCCGCGGTCCCGGCCCCCGGGCCCGGACCCCGGTCTCGGCGCTCGCGGCCCGGTCCCGGCCCTGATCGCGGTCCCGACGGTGAAGCCGGAACGCATCCCGTCGGGTAAAGCCAGAGCTCGTCCCGGCGGCGCCGTCGCCAGCCGCCTTCGGTCGGCGGGGGCGGCCTGCGCGGCGGGGGCGCGGCCTGCGCGGCGGGGGCGCGGCCTGCGCGGCGGGTTCGGCCCACCCGGCGGGGCTGTCCAGCGGATCCGGCCGCGCGGCCTGTCCGGCGAGCCCGGCAGGCACAGCGAGCCCGGCCTGACCGGTGAATCCAGCGGGGCCGGCAGCTGGCGCCGACCGGCAGCCCGGCAGCCGGGCAACCCAGCAGCCGGGTGGCGTCGTAGCGCTTTGCAGCGCTCGCGGCGCGGTGAAGCGAATGGCCGGTTTCGACCGGGCCGGTCAGGGCCGCCCGGCCCTGCACGGCCCTGCCTGGCCGGAGCGGCCCCGGCATGTGCGGCCGGAACGGGCCCGGCAGGTCCGGCGTACGAAAACGGTGTGGGGCGCCCCGGGAGTCGGGGCGCCCCACACCGTTCGGAAGACTGCGGGACCCTGCGGAGACGACGAGCGACGGCGGCGTACGGCGGCGTACGGCGGAAGTATGCGCCTCCCGGCGGGCCGGGAGGCGCCGCGCTCAGTGGCCCTGTTCGTCCCTGCGGCGCTGCCAGCGCTCTTCGATCCGGTCCATCATCGAGCGCCGTTGCCGGGACGTACGGCGTGGCTGTCCGCCCCCGCCGCCTCTGCCGGCAGCCGCTCCGCTCTGCTGCTCACCCGGCTTGGGCGCCTTGCGCCAGCTGGTGACGGCCAGGACCGCGCAGCCGAGCATCACGAGGAAGCCCACCACGCTGATCCAGATCTGCTGGGCGACCATTCCGGCCATGAGGAGCGCGATACCTACCAGGAAGCCCGCGACCGCTTGGTAGACCCGTCGCCGGGTGTACGTACGCAGCCCGCTTCCCTCAAGCGCTGTCGCGAACTTGGGATCTTCGGCGTACAGCGCTCGCTCCATTTGCTCGAGCATGCGCTGCTCGTGCTCCGAGAGCGGCACGGAGTCCTCCTACTCGTCGGTCGCGGGGGGCGACCGGGTGCGACCCTTTCAGGATAGGCAGGGAATCGCCCCCGTGAAACCCGCCCCTCTACGCCAATTCACTGTCCGCGCCACCATGGTGGCCGGTGGTGATGCACCGTGCATTCCCCAACCGCCCTCACGCCATGCCGGACGTTGTACCTCCGATCATACGGGGCGAAGCGGCTGATCGGGGGGCCTGTGGCCGACTGCACCCGCCGACCGGTGTCCGCCTCGCGGCGCGCGCCCGGCCGGCGCGGGGGCGGCGGGCCGTCAGCCGCGCTCGGCGAGGACGTGCAGCTGGGTGGCGACGGAGTGGAAAGCAGGCAGCTCGGCGGCGGCCGTCTCCAGCTTGAGCAGGGCGTCCATGGCACCCGGCTCGGTGTCGACGAGCACGCCGGGGACCAGGTCGGCGAAGACCCGTACGCCGTGCACCGCGCCTACCGCCAGGCCGGTACCGGTGACCAGGTCGGTGAGCTGGTCGGCGGTGAAGCGGCGGGGCACCGGGTCGCCGTCGCCCCAGCGGCCCGCGGGGTCGCTCAGGGCGCGCTGCGCCTCCGTGAAGTGGCCGGCGAGGGCGCGGGCGAGCACCGCGCCGCCCAGGCCGGCGGCGAGCAGGCTCAGCGTGCCCGCGGGGCGCAGCGCCGCCACGGCGTTGCGGACGCCTTCGGCCGGGTCGTCGACGTACTCCAGGACGCCATGGCAGAGCACCGCGTCGTAGCCGCCGCGCTCGACCACCTCGAAGAGGCCGTGCGCGTCGCCCTGGACGGCGCGCACCCGGTCGGCGACGCCCTCCTCGGCCGCCCGGCGCTCCAGGGCGAACAGGGCGTTGGGGCTGGGGTCGACCACGGTGACGCGGTGGCCGAGCCGGGCGACGGGCACGGCGAAGTTGCCGGTGCCGCCGCCGGTGTCCAGGACGTCGAGGGCGTCACGCCCGGCGGCCTTGGCCCGGTGCTCCAAGGCGTCCTTCAGGACCTCCCAGACCACGGCGGTACGAAGGGATGCGCGTGGGCGCAGCGGGTCAGACACGGCGGGTGGCTCCTCGCGAGGACATGTACTGATGAGGCGCCTCCCACCCTATGGGGTCGCGCCGCCTCCGCCACGACCGAGCACGGCCGAACCGCGCCGGAGACCGCTCCCGGCCTCCCCCGGCATGCTTCCCGGCCGCCGGCGGAAGGCGTTCCGACCCCTCCCGGAAGGCGTTCCGGCCTCAGTCCTGAGAAGCGTTCCGGCCCCCTCCGCGGACGGCGTTCCGGTCCTTCTCCGGGCGGCGTTCCGGAACGGGCCGGGGCGCCCCGGAGGGAATTCCCTTCGCCCGGCCGGGGAAAGGAGGCGGGCGCGGAGCGCCGTCGGACGGGAAAGGCGAGGGCGGGCGGGAACTCCGTGGAATGCGGAAAATGCGGAAGGGGCGGGCGGAGAGCGGGCGTAAGACGGCAGCGGGGAGGGAGCGGAAGGCGGCGGACGAGGAATCCCCGGGCGCGGAATGCGCGCCACGATTTCCCAGCGTTCGTCACCGGAGCGGTGCGGCGCCCCGCACATTCCCGGGCGCGGCCCGCCGGCCGGCCGCCGGGCCCTTCGGCCGGCCGTCGGATTTCCGGGCACGGGATCCTCACGGCCTCCGTGGCGGGCCACCACCGCGGCCGCCGCACTTCCCGCCGCCGGCCGCCGCGCCAGCTGCCGTCACCCCGCGCGGGTCCGTGGTGGCGGGAGGAGCGGCTGCAGGGCCAGCAGACGTTCGACGAGGCGGAGGAAGTGCGCGGCGGCACGGAGGAGGTCGTCGGCCTCCCGGGGACCGGCCGCGCCGGGTATCCCGGCCTCCGCACGGGCCCGGCGCTCGGCGCCTGCCGCGAACAGGGCACTCCACTCCGCTAATTCGGGGGCGACCTCGGGCAGCACCTCCCAGGCGCTGCGGATGCGCTGCCGGCGACGGAGGGTGGGCTCGGGGCGGCCGCGTACGGCCAGGACGGCGGCCGCGGCGCGCAGGGCGGCGAGGTGAGCGGTCGCGAAGCGCTCGTTGGGGGTTTCCAGGGAGGCGGCCTCGTCCAGGCCGCGCTGGGCCTTGGTGAGCAGATCGAGGGCGGCGGGCGGGGCGCCCGTCCGGCGCAGAACGGGATGGACATCGCTCGGGGGACCGTACGCAGCGGAACCTGCCCCAGTGGGACGAGATGCCATGACGAACCTCCTGTCGTCGCATAACGGTTCGGAACCGCACACACCATCGTGAGGCACCCCACTGACAATCGCTCTGACCTGCACTTTCCCGCCGGTGGCCCAGATCACGCCAAAGGCGGCCGGGTCAGCTTGCGTGCACACCGGCCCCATGCGCATACTTTTTAAACTGACTGGTCAGTTCAAGAGGGAGGGAACGTGGACAGCACCCCGCACGGGGCGGCGGTCAAGGCCCAGGGACTCGGGGTGAAGGGACCTCGCGGCTGGGCGTTCCAGGACGTCGACATCACGGCCGAGCCCGGCGCACTGATCGCGATCGAGGGGCCGTCCGGCTCGGGCCGTACGTGTCTGCTGCTCGCGCTCACCGGACGTATGAAGACCGCCGCGGGCAAGGCCAGGGTGGGCGGACTGTCGCTGCCCAAGAAGATGGCCGCCGTACGGGCGGTCACGGCGCTCGCCCATGTACCCGGCGTCTCCGAGCTCGACCCGGCCTTCACGGTCGCCGAGCACCTGCACGAACGCGCCCTGCTGCAGCGCCGCTTCGGCGGCCCGGTACGCGCGCTGCTGCGCCCGCGCCGCGAGCGCCGCGCCGAGGCCCGGGGCCGGATCGACGCCGCGCTGGAGGCCGCCGGGCTCGACCCGGAGACGCTGCCCAAGGGCGTACGGACGTCCGTACGGGACCTGGAGCGGCTGGAGGCGCTGCGGCTGTCCGTCGCGCTGGCGCTGATCGGTTCGCCGCGGCTGCTGGCCGTCGACGACACCGACATGAAGCTGTCGGACGAGGAGCGGGAGCGGGCCTGGGCGATGCTCCGCGGGCTGGCGGCGGCCGGCACGACGGTGCTGGCGGTGTGCAGCCAGGCGCCCGAGGACGCGCTCGTGGTCTCGACCGCGCGCCACCAGGAGAAGCCGCAGCACGGACAGGAGCCGGCAGCACCGGCGGCCGGACCGGAGGAGCCGGAGACGGTGCCGGACCCGGAGCCCTCGGCGGGCACCGGGAAGAACACGAAGAACGAGGAGGGGGCGGCGGATGCGCTCGCCGAAGCTGGCCGCGCTTGAGCTGAAGCGGTTCGGCAGGGGGAAGCTGCCGCGCGCGGCGCTGGTGGCCCTGCTGTTGCTGCCGCTGCTCTACGGGGCGCTGTACCTGTGGTCCTTCTGGGACCCGTACGCGCGCCTGGACAAGATCCCGGTTGCGCTGGTCAACTCCGACCGGGGCGCCTCGGCCGACGGCCAACAGGTCAACGCCGGCGACGACCTGGTCAAGGGGCTGAAGGAGAGCGAGACCTTCGACTGGCACCCCGTCAGCGCCGCCGACGCGTCCAAGGGGCTGGAGTCCGGCGCGTACTACCTGTCGCTGACCGTCCCCGACGACTTCAGCAAGCGGATCGCCTCCAGCTCCGGTGACCACCCGGTGACCAGCGAGCTGAAGGTCCGGACGAACGACGCGAACAACTACATCGTCGGGCAGATCTCCCGCTCGGTCTTCTCCGAGGTGCGCTCAGCGGCCTCCGCGAAGTCCTCGCGCGGCTTCCTCGACAAGATCTTCGTGTCCTTCTCCGACCTGCACGACAAGACCAAGGAGGCGGCCGACGGCGCCTCCGAACTGAAGGGCGGCATCGGGAAGGCCAAGAAGGGCACCGGTGACCTGAAGGACGGCCTGGACGACGCCAAGCAGGGCAGCGGCCGGCTGTCCGACGGGATCGACGACGCCAAGCAGGGCAGCCACGACCTGGCGAACGGTCTGAAGGACCTGGACACCGGGGCCGGCAAGCTCGACACGGGCGCCGGCAAGCTCTCCAAGGGCGCGGGCCAGGTGGCCGAGGGCACCCAGAAGCTCGCCGACAAGGTGAACGCGGCCAACGAGGCGGTGGGCCCCTTCGTGCACGCGCACGGCAAGGAGATCGGCGACGCCGCGCGTCTGGTGGCCGACGGTTCGCAGGCCGTACGGGACAACCTCGACAAGCTCCCGAAGGCCGCCTCGGACGGCGCCACGGCCTCACGTGCGCTGGCGAACCAGGTCGCGACCTTCTACACGCTGCGCTGCGAGAAGCCGCTGACCGACCGCGATCCGTCCTGCACGACGCTCAAGGACATGCGGGACAGGTCCGATGCCGCGGCCGACAAGGCCGAGGAGGTCAGCGGGCTGGTCAAGAACGAGAAGAACCTCGCCGAGCTGAGCAAGAACCTGGACGAGCTGCACACGCTGGCCGAGACGCTGGCCGAGCACGGCCCGACGCTCGGGCAGGACCTGGACACCGCCGTCAAGCAGGTGAACGCCCTCAACAAGGGCGCGCACACGGTGGCCACCGGTGCCGACAAGCTGGCCACCGGAGCGGGCGACCTGCACAAGGGGACCGGCACCGCCAAGAAAGGCGGCACCGACCTGGACAACGGTCTGGGCAGGCTGCAGACCGGGGCCGGCGACCTGGACGAGGGCGTGGGCAAGCTGAAGAACGGCGCCGACACCCTCAACGGCGGCATGTTCAAGCTGTCCGACGGCTCCTCGAAGCTGGCCGGCGGGCTGCACGACGGCGTCGGGAAGATCCCGGACTACGACAAGGACCAGCGGGACACGCGGACGAACGTGATGTCCGATCCGGTGCAGCTCGCCTCGGACTCGGCCCACAAGGCGCCCAACTACGGGACCGGCTTCGCGCCGTACTTCATCCCGCTGTCCCTGTGGGTCGGCGCGATGGTCGCCTACATGCTGATCCAGCCGCTGAACCGGCGTGCGCTGGCGGCCGGCGCGAGTGCCTGGCGGACCGCGGTGTCCGGCTGGCTCCCGGTGTTCGCCATCGGGGTGCTGCAGATCGCGGCCCTGATGTCCGTGCTGCACTTCGGGCTGGGCCTGGAGATGATGCACGCGGCGGGCACGATCGGGTTCCTGGTCCTGGCCACGGCCTGCTTCTCGGCGATCGTGCAGTGGCTGAACGCGCAGTTCGGCGCGGCCGGCCGGATCCTGGTCCTGGCGCTGCTGATGCTCCAGCTGACCTCCGCGGGCGGTACCTATCCCGTGCAGACCAGCCCCGGCTTCTTCAACGCGCTCCACCCGTACCTGCCGATGACGTACATCGTCGGGGGCCTGCGCCGCCTCATCACGGGCGGTGACCTGACACCCGTGTGGCAGGGCAGCGTCGTGCTGGCCGTCTTCACCGTGGGCGCGCTCGCGCTCACCACGTGGACCGCGCGCGGCCGGCAGGTCGTGCGGATGAAGGACCTGCACCCGGAGCTCAGCCTGTGAGCGCGCGCACCGCGGCGTCCGGGTCCCGGGCGGCGGCGCCCGGGACCCGGCGGGTCACCGCCGCGTCACGTCCGGTGAGGGCGGACGCCGCGGTGCCGCCGGCAACGGGCACAATCGCCTGCATGGACAGCTCCAACACGCGTCGTGAGGCGACCCGGCGCAAGCTCTTCGAGGCCGCGGTGACGCTCATCGCCGAACAGGGTTTCTCCTCCACCACGGTGGACGAGATCGCCGAGCGGGCGGGCGTCGCGAAGGGCACCGTCTACTACAACTTCGCCAGCAAGAACGTCCTCTTCGAAGAGCTGCTGCGGCACGGTGTGGAGATGCTGGCCGCCTCGCTCCAGAACGCCGCCGACGAGGTGGCGGAGCGCGGCGGGTCACGGGTCGACGCGCTGGACGCGATGATCCACGCGGGGCTGTACTTCATCTCGCAGTACCCGGCGCTCACCCAGCTCTACGTGGCCGAGCTGTGGCGCACGAACCGCACGTGGAACACCACGCTGATGATGGTGCGGGAACGGGCCGTCTCCGTGGTCGCCGGGGTCATCCGGGAGGCGGTGGCCGCCGGCGAGCTGAGCGAGGAGATCGACGTCCCGCTGACCGCTTCGGCGCTCTTCGGGATGGTGCTGGTGGCGGCGCTGGACTGGCAGTCCTTCCAGCCGGACCGGTCGATCGACGACGTGCACGCGGCGCTCTCCCGGCTGCTGCAGGGGCGGGTGAGCGGCCATCAGGGCGAGAGCGGCGCGGGCGCCGCGGTGCCCCCGGGCCGCCCCTGAGG includes these proteins:
- a CDS encoding DUF3040 domain-containing protein, with amino-acid sequence MPLSEHEQRMLEQMERALYAEDPKFATALEGSGLRTYTRRRVYQAVAGFLVGIALLMAGMVAQQIWISVVGFLVMLGCAVLAVTSWRKAPKPGEQQSGAAAGRGGGGGQPRRTSRQRRSMMDRIEERWQRRRDEQGH
- a CDS encoding methyltransferase, which translates into the protein MSDPLRPRASLRTAVVWEVLKDALEHRAKAAGRDALDVLDTGGGTGNFAVPVARLGHRVTVVDPSPNALFALERRAAEEGVADRVRAVQGDAHGLFEVVERGGYDAVLCHGVLEYVDDPAEGVRNAVAALRPAGTLSLLAAGLGGAVLARALAGHFTEAQRALSDPAGRWGDGDPVPRRFTADQLTDLVTGTGLAVGAVHGVRVFADLVPGVLVDTEPGAMDALLKLETAAAELPAFHSVATQLHVLAERG
- a CDS encoding SAV_6107 family HEPN domain-containing protein; this translates as MASRPTGAGSAAYGPPSDVHPVLRRTGAPPAALDLLTKAQRGLDEAASLETPNERFATAHLAALRAAAAVLAVRGRPEPTLRRRQRIRSAWEVLPEVAPELAEWSALFAAGAERRARAEAGIPGAAGPREADDLLRAAAHFLRLVERLLALQPLLPPPRTRAG
- a CDS encoding ATP-binding cassette domain-containing protein, which encodes MDSTPHGAAVKAQGLGVKGPRGWAFQDVDITAEPGALIAIEGPSGSGRTCLLLALTGRMKTAAGKARVGGLSLPKKMAAVRAVTALAHVPGVSELDPAFTVAEHLHERALLQRRFGGPVRALLRPRRERRAEARGRIDAALEAAGLDPETLPKGVRTSVRDLERLEALRLSVALALIGSPRLLAVDDTDMKLSDEERERAWAMLRGLAAAGTTVLAVCSQAPEDALVVSTARHQEKPQHGQEPAAPAAGPEEPETVPDPEPSAGTGKNTKNEEGAADALAEAGRA
- a CDS encoding YhgE/Pip family protein, with the translated sequence MRSPKLAALELKRFGRGKLPRAALVALLLLPLLYGALYLWSFWDPYARLDKIPVALVNSDRGASADGQQVNAGDDLVKGLKESETFDWHPVSAADASKGLESGAYYLSLTVPDDFSKRIASSSGDHPVTSELKVRTNDANNYIVGQISRSVFSEVRSAASAKSSRGFLDKIFVSFSDLHDKTKEAADGASELKGGIGKAKKGTGDLKDGLDDAKQGSGRLSDGIDDAKQGSHDLANGLKDLDTGAGKLDTGAGKLSKGAGQVAEGTQKLADKVNAANEAVGPFVHAHGKEIGDAARLVADGSQAVRDNLDKLPKAASDGATASRALANQVATFYTLRCEKPLTDRDPSCTTLKDMRDRSDAAADKAEEVSGLVKNEKNLAELSKNLDELHTLAETLAEHGPTLGQDLDTAVKQVNALNKGAHTVATGADKLATGAGDLHKGTGTAKKGGTDLDNGLGRLQTGAGDLDEGVGKLKNGADTLNGGMFKLSDGSSKLAGGLHDGVGKIPDYDKDQRDTRTNVMSDPVQLASDSAHKAPNYGTGFAPYFIPLSLWVGAMVAYMLIQPLNRRALAAGASAWRTAVSGWLPVFAIGVLQIAALMSVLHFGLGLEMMHAAGTIGFLVLATACFSAIVQWLNAQFGAAGRILVLALLMLQLTSAGGTYPVQTSPGFFNALHPYLPMTYIVGGLRRLITGGDLTPVWQGSVVLAVFTVGALALTTWTARGRQVVRMKDLHPELSL
- a CDS encoding TetR/AcrR family transcriptional regulator; the protein is MDSSNTRREATRRKLFEAAVTLIAEQGFSSTTVDEIAERAGVAKGTVYYNFASKNVLFEELLRHGVEMLAASLQNAADEVAERGGSRVDALDAMIHAGLYFISQYPALTQLYVAELWRTNRTWNTTLMMVRERAVSVVAGVIREAVAAGELSEEIDVPLTASALFGMVLVAALDWQSFQPDRSIDDVHAALSRLLQGRVSGHQGESGAGAAVPPGRP